Proteins encoded by one window of Desulfobaculum bizertense DSM 18034:
- the ychF gene encoding redox-regulated ATPase YchF, whose translation MGLSIGIVGLPNVGKSTLFNALTKAQNAESANYPFCTIEPNKAVVPVPDVRLDKLEELVNPHRVVHATVDFCDIAGLVKGASKGEGLGNKFLGNIRECDAILHVVRCFENDDVVHVDGSVDPIRDIEIIEAELIMADAQSVENRLERMKKQLKGDKKLQPKVDCCAALLEHLGGLNLASSFDQRDTDVFAEIDKELHLITVKRMIYCCNVDDEGLLEDNKHVQAVREFAAKTSSQVVKINARMEEELIGLEDEEYTEFLESYGVTESGLDLIIRTGFSTLGLICYFTAGVQEVRAWTIHDGDTAPQAAGVIHTDFERGFIRAEVIAYNDYVENGSESACRSKGVLRVEGKDYIVKDGDVMHFLFNV comes from the coding sequence ATGGGACTGAGTATCGGAATCGTTGGACTGCCCAACGTTGGTAAATCTACTCTTTTTAATGCGCTTACCAAGGCACAGAATGCCGAAAGCGCAAACTATCCCTTCTGCACTATCGAACCGAACAAGGCCGTTGTTCCCGTTCCTGACGTGCGTCTGGACAAGCTCGAAGAGCTGGTCAACCCTCACCGCGTTGTGCACGCTACTGTTGATTTTTGCGACATCGCTGGTCTGGTTAAGGGCGCAAGCAAAGGTGAAGGCCTTGGTAATAAATTTTTGGGCAACATTCGTGAATGCGACGCCATTCTTCATGTTGTCCGCTGTTTTGAGAATGACGACGTTGTTCACGTTGATGGCAGCGTTGACCCCATTCGCGACATTGAGATCATCGAAGCTGAGCTGATTATGGCTGACGCCCAGAGCGTCGAGAACCGTCTTGAGCGCATGAAGAAGCAGCTCAAGGGTGACAAGAAGCTTCAGCCCAAGGTCGACTGCTGTGCTGCTCTCCTTGAGCACCTTGGTGGTTTGAACCTCGCTTCCAGCTTTGACCAGCGCGACACTGACGTCTTTGCCGAGATCGACAAGGAACTGCATCTCATCACCGTGAAGCGGATGATCTACTGCTGCAACGTTGACGACGAAGGTCTTCTTGAGGACAACAAGCACGTTCAGGCTGTGCGCGAGTTTGCTGCAAAAACGTCCTCTCAGGTCGTTAAGATCAACGCTCGCATGGAAGAAGAGCTGATCGGTCTTGAGGACGAAGAGTACACCGAATTTTTGGAATCTTACGGCGTTACCGAAAGCGGTCTTGATCTCATCATCCGCACTGGTTTCTCCACCCTCGGCCTGATCTGTTACTTCACCGCTGGCGTGCAGGAAGTCCGTGCCTGGACTATTCACGATGGCGACACCGCTCCTCAGGCTGCTGGTGTGATTCACACTGACTTTGAGCGCGGTTTCATTCGCGCTGAGGTCATCGCATACAACGACTACGTCGAGAATGGCAGTGAGTCTGCCTGTCGCTCCAAGGGCGTGCTTCGCGTTGAAGGCAAGGACTACATTGTCAAAGACGGCGATGTCATGCATTTCCTCTTCAATGTCTAA
- a CDS encoding RNA methyltransferase: MLENLTVVLFHPKFPENVGSAARACANMGCPNLTVVRPRNWNPERAAALATPKGQDILKNMQVYEDLPSALAGFEHVYGTTARTGGWRKGLLSPSKAAEGMCNHMRGGSSVAVVFGPEDRGLTNAETEICGQLLTIPTSPEASSLNLSQAVLVVLYECFKNAMEVDSVEPQAPSEANLVHHKEMEILFSSLKDTLRSIDFLKDENTDYWMLPVRRFLQRAPFRRSEFNMLMGLCRQVQWIAKKAGRGDK; encoded by the coding sequence ATGCTTGAGAATTTGACCGTTGTTCTGTTTCACCCAAAATTTCCGGAGAATGTGGGCAGTGCCGCTCGCGCATGTGCGAACATGGGCTGCCCCAATTTGACCGTTGTTCGTCCCCGGAACTGGAACCCGGAGCGAGCCGCAGCGTTGGCGACCCCCAAGGGACAGGACATTTTGAAGAACATGCAGGTCTACGAGGACCTGCCTTCTGCTCTCGCAGGCTTTGAGCATGTTTATGGCACTACTGCCCGCACTGGTGGCTGGCGCAAGGGGCTTCTTTCCCCTTCGAAGGCCGCAGAGGGTATGTGCAATCACATGCGCGGTGGCAGTTCCGTTGCTGTTGTCTTCGGTCCTGAGGACCGGGGACTCACCAATGCCGAGACTGAGATTTGTGGGCAGTTGCTCACCATCCCAACCTCGCCAGAAGCCAGCTCCCTCAATCTTTCGCAGGCTGTTCTCGTTGTCCTTTATGAATGTTTCAAGAACGCGATGGAGGTCGACAGCGTCGAGCCGCAGGCTCCCTCTGAGGCCAACCTTGTTCATCACAAGGAGATGGAGATTTTGTTTTCCTCTCTCAAGGACACGCTGCGTTCTATCGATTTCCTCAAGGATGAGAACACTGACTACTGGATGCTCCCCGTGCGGCGCTTTTTACAGCGCGCTCCCTTTCGGCGCTCCGAATTCAACATGTTGATGGGACTCTGTCGGCAGGTTCAGTGGATTGCCAAGAAAGCGGGACGTGGAGACAAGTAG
- a CDS encoding XTP/dITP diphosphatase: protein MTLNAVVLATRNKGKIREFSEMLQNFQLNVLGLDDFPEIGEIEETGVTFEANARIKASEVAKATGLVAIADDSGLEVDALDGAPGVFSARFSAPNPTDEKNNALLLEKLQGVPYEKRTARFRCVMLAYAPDGQELCADGSWEGHIAEQPEGDNGFGYDPLFVDSISGKHSACLSRDEKNARSHRGKALRKLLEDWPFFWGRVKHS from the coding sequence ATCACGTTGAACGCAGTTGTTCTTGCCACACGCAATAAAGGGAAAATCAGAGAATTTTCCGAGATGCTCCAGAATTTTCAGCTGAATGTTTTGGGACTGGATGACTTTCCGGAAATCGGTGAAATCGAAGAGACCGGTGTGACCTTTGAGGCCAACGCCAGAATCAAGGCTTCGGAAGTTGCCAAGGCGACAGGACTTGTCGCTATTGCTGATGACTCCGGCCTTGAGGTCGACGCCCTTGATGGCGCTCCGGGAGTTTTTTCTGCCCGCTTTAGCGCCCCCAATCCTACAGACGAAAAGAACAACGCCTTGCTGCTCGAAAAGCTTCAGGGTGTGCCCTATGAAAAGCGGACCGCCCGTTTTCGCTGTGTCATGCTTGCGTATGCCCCAGACGGGCAGGAGCTGTGTGCCGACGGCTCCTGGGAAGGTCACATTGCCGAGCAGCCCGAAGGTGACAACGGGTTTGGCTATGACCCGCTTTTCGTGGACAGCATTTCAGGCAAGCATTCTGCCTGCCTGAGCCGTGATGAAAAGAATGCCCGGAGCCACAGAGGCAAGGCCCTTCGTAAGCTTTTGGAAGACTGGCCATTTTTCTGGGGTCGGGTAAAACACTCCTAA
- the rimO gene encoding 30S ribosomal protein S12 methylthiotransferase RimO, with protein sequence MTPVNVFSISLGCPKNRVDTERMLAGFDSGFSPVESPEQADVVLINTCGFIAPAVQESIDTIMDMVDDLAELDPKPVLVVAGCLVSRYRDELTREIPEVDLWLKTLETDDFPARIAEVLKRPAYEPQPFERAISTGPSYAYLKISEGCNHRCSFCTIPGFRGPLNSRPLDVIEQEAREIVAAGIPEITLVAQDLTAYGADRGEKNGLISVFDRLLNIDGLKWLRPMYLYPGGLTEPVLEFMSKAGRPLLPYFDIPLQHANQEILQSMGRPFARDPRIVLERVRHFFPDAALRTSIIVGYPGETDAQFRELVNFVREARFLHLGVFGFCDEDGTRAHDLPNKIPAELIEERRAELMAVQSEISAELLAQFDGTDQEVLVDRAHEEWETLHVGRCWFQAPEVDGVTYISGPGVQPGALVPATVEECQTYDLIALA encoded by the coding sequence ATGACTCCCGTAAACGTCTTCTCCATAAGCCTCGGCTGCCCCAAAAACAGGGTTGATACCGAGCGCATGCTTGCCGGATTTGATTCCGGTTTTTCCCCGGTTGAAAGTCCCGAACAGGCCGATGTCGTTCTTATCAATACCTGTGGTTTCATTGCTCCCGCTGTGCAGGAGTCCATTGATACCATCATGGACATGGTCGACGATCTGGCAGAACTGGACCCAAAACCCGTGCTTGTTGTTGCAGGCTGTCTGGTAAGCCGCTACCGCGACGAGCTGACCCGCGAGATTCCTGAAGTTGACCTCTGGCTCAAAACCCTTGAGACAGACGATTTCCCCGCCCGCATTGCCGAAGTCCTCAAACGCCCCGCGTACGAACCCCAGCCTTTTGAACGTGCCATTTCCACTGGCCCAAGTTACGCCTACCTCAAGATTAGCGAAGGCTGTAACCACCGCTGCTCGTTCTGTACCATTCCCGGCTTTCGTGGCCCGCTGAACAGCCGCCCGCTCGACGTCATCGAGCAGGAAGCACGCGAAATCGTCGCCGCTGGCATTCCAGAAATCACACTGGTCGCCCAGGACCTCACAGCATACGGCGCTGACCGTGGCGAAAAGAACGGCCTTATTTCCGTTTTTGACCGCCTGCTGAACATCGACGGTCTCAAGTGGCTGCGCCCCATGTATCTGTATCCGGGTGGGCTGACTGAGCCTGTTCTGGAGTTCATGTCCAAGGCAGGCCGCCCGCTTCTGCCCTATTTTGACATTCCGCTCCAGCACGCCAATCAGGAAATACTGCAAAGCATGGGCCGCCCCTTTGCCCGCGATCCTCGCATTGTTCTCGAGCGTGTCCGCCACTTCTTCCCAGACGCAGCACTGCGCACATCCATCATCGTCGGCTATCCCGGCGAGACAGATGCCCAGTTCCGCGAACTGGTGAACTTTGTCCGCGAAGCCCGCTTCCTGCACCTCGGTGTTTTCGGCTTCTGTGACGAAGACGGCACCCGTGCCCACGACCTGCCCAACAAGATTCCGGCAGAACTGATTGAAGAGCGTCGTGCAGAGCTGATGGCTGTGCAGAGCGAAATCAGCGCCGAGCTTTTGGCTCAGTTTGATGGTACAGATCAGGAAGTGCTTGTGGACCGGGCGCACGAAGAATGGGAAACCCTGCACGTTGGCCGCTGCTGGTTCCAGGCACCAGAAGTTGACGGCGTCACATATATTTCCGGACCAGGTGTCCAGCCGGGCGCCCTTGTTCCGGCAACGGTTGAGGAGTGCCAGACCTACGATCTCATCGCTCTGGCATAA
- the aroC gene encoding chorismate synthase — MSGNSFGQLFRLTSYGESHGAGLGGVIDGCPAGLSISEEEIQQELDRRRPGQGIASTARKESDTVHLLSGVFEGKTTGTAIGFHIANEDQRSRDYSTIQNVFRPGHADFGYDAKFGFRDYRGGGRSSGRETVSRVVGGAVAQAVLDQYGISVMAYTREIGGIEAELADLDGVQERPYFAACDDVIPLWEERIKEIMAQGDTLGGIVEIVVTGVPAGLGEPVFDKLDARLAYALMGVGAVKGVEIGSGFEAARSLGSMNNDPMTAEGFASNSAGGILGGISSGQSIVARVAIKPIPSIAQEQQTVTRDGEETTIRIGGRHDICAIPRVNPVLRAMTRLCLADMLLLQRRNISL, encoded by the coding sequence ATGAGTGGGAATTCTTTTGGACAGCTTTTTCGTCTGACAAGTTACGGAGAATCACACGGCGCAGGACTTGGCGGCGTGATTGATGGTTGCCCGGCTGGGCTGAGCATTTCCGAAGAGGAGATTCAGCAGGAGCTGGACCGGCGTCGTCCGGGGCAGGGCATTGCGTCCACAGCCAGAAAAGAAAGTGATACGGTTCATCTGCTTTCTGGTGTGTTCGAGGGCAAGACCACAGGCACAGCCATTGGTTTTCACATTGCCAACGAGGACCAGCGCTCCCGGGATTACTCCACAATCCAGAATGTTTTTCGTCCCGGACATGCGGACTTTGGCTATGACGCCAAGTTTGGCTTCCGGGATTATCGCGGCGGTGGTCGCTCTTCCGGGCGTGAGACTGTGTCTCGCGTGGTTGGCGGTGCTGTTGCTCAGGCTGTCTTGGACCAGTACGGCATTTCCGTCATGGCCTACACGCGTGAGATTGGCGGCATTGAAGCGGAGCTTGCTGATCTTGATGGTGTGCAGGAACGTCCATATTTTGCGGCCTGTGATGACGTGATTCCCCTTTGGGAGGAGCGTATCAAAGAAATTATGGCGCAGGGCGACACCCTCGGCGGCATTGTCGAGATTGTTGTCACTGGCGTGCCTGCGGGACTTGGCGAGCCTGTTTTTGATAAGCTTGATGCCCGGCTTGCCTACGCGCTTATGGGTGTCGGCGCGGTCAAAGGTGTGGAAATTGGCTCTGGTTTTGAGGCTGCGCGCAGTCTTGGAAGCATGAACAATGACCCCATGACCGCAGAGGGGTTTGCCTCCAACAGCGCAGGTGGAATTTTGGGCGGTATTTCCAGCGGTCAGAGCATTGTTGCCCGTGTTGCCATTAAGCCCATTCCTTCCATTGCGCAGGAGCAGCAGACTGTGACTCGCGACGGCGAGGAAACCACTATTCGCATTGGTGGGCGTCACGACATCTGTGCAATCCCCCGGGTAAACCCTGTGCTTCGCGCCATGACCCGGCTTTGTCTTGCAGACATGCTGCTTTTGCAGCGCCGGAATATTTCGCTGTAG
- a CDS encoding two-component system sensor histidine kinase NtrB — MKNKKKTEHSEFSRQGLGFDLLDEVDSDVLMLDIKGRLLDLNRHAQKTLGVQRDSVLGQDFRQLGLETLCSVEDGTCPFEETKKSQERTEGVHLQESSDGKVKYIRVRAYPLQDAVVSGGAVLISRKDITGQVLVEQQLQQSQKMAAIGELSTYIAHEIRNPLFAIGGFANALSRSQNLSAQEREKVQIILAEARRLENILKSLLNFAQPTEGRLESVDLNSVVEQSIALMGPSCEQFGVCVSSVLQDHLDPVQGVSELLKQCIINMMKNSLEAMEELGHGELVLRTESVGGYVMLHVEDTGPGIPHDKLEDVFNPFFSTKNKGSGLGLAMTKKIVDNLGGALKLESELGSGTHISVQLRPAVSS, encoded by the coding sequence ATGAAAAACAAGAAAAAAACAGAACACTCAGAATTTTCTCGTCAGGGGCTTGGTTTTGACCTGCTGGACGAAGTTGATTCCGATGTCCTGATGCTGGATATCAAGGGGCGGCTTCTGGACCTGAACCGCCACGCACAAAAAACGCTGGGCGTTCAGCGGGACTCTGTGCTTGGGCAAGATTTTCGGCAACTTGGCCTCGAAACCCTGTGTAGCGTTGAGGATGGGACCTGTCCTTTTGAAGAAACCAAAAAGTCACAGGAGCGCACCGAGGGTGTGCACTTGCAGGAATCTTCTGACGGCAAGGTAAAATATATTCGGGTGCGTGCGTATCCTTTGCAGGACGCGGTTGTCTCTGGGGGAGCCGTTTTGATTTCCCGAAAAGACATAACCGGGCAGGTGCTGGTTGAGCAGCAGTTGCAGCAGTCACAGAAAATGGCTGCCATTGGCGAACTGTCCACATACATTGCCCATGAAATCAGGAATCCGCTTTTTGCCATTGGTGGCTTTGCCAATGCCCTGAGCCGTTCGCAAAATCTGAGTGCGCAGGAGCGTGAAAAGGTCCAGATTATTTTGGCCGAGGCGCGGCGGCTGGAGAATATTTTGAAGAGCTTGCTTAACTTTGCCCAGCCAACAGAAGGGCGACTGGAATCCGTGGATCTCAATTCTGTGGTAGAGCAGAGCATTGCGCTGATGGGACCAAGCTGCGAGCAGTTTGGGGTTTGTGTGAGTTCTGTACTCCAGGATCATCTTGATCCTGTGCAGGGTGTGTCAGAGCTTTTGAAGCAGTGTATCATCAATATGATGAAGAATTCTCTGGAAGCTATGGAAGAGCTTGGGCACGGTGAGCTTGTTTTGCGAACGGAGTCCGTTGGGGGCTACGTGATGCTTCATGTTGAGGATACTGGTCCCGGCATTCCCCACGACAAGCTCGAAGATGTATTTAATCCTTTTTTTAGCACCAAGAACAAAGGGTCTGGCCTTGGTTTGGCCATGACCAAAAAAATCGTCGACAACCTTGGTGGAGCGCTTAAACTCGAAAGCGAGCTGGGGTCTGGAACCCACATTTCTGTGCAGCTTCGCCCTGCGGTTTCGTCCTGA
- the sppA gene encoding signal peptide peptidase SppA: MLIILAVALFSGAAAFFHSTKLSDRLSSSDDQIGIVRVEGVIMDSESLVEWIRDLRNEPSVKGVLIRVNSPGGAVTPSQEISRAVARLAKQKPVVVSMSSAAASGGYYISAPATCIFANPSTITGSIGVIMELTNVADLMEKIGVKRQSLTSGKLKGAGTPFRKMTRDEREYLQSIVDDMHDQFVRAVAKGRHMDLKEVRAIADGRVFTGRQARTVGLVDKLGGMEDAAAELKSLCGLSGSIPTVEQPEKKRPFIERIMSNIHITLDATGLPQGLLVR, encoded by the coding sequence ATGCTGATTATTCTGGCCGTAGCCCTATTCTCTGGGGCTGCGGCCTTTTTTCATAGCACAAAGCTCAGTGATCGGCTGTCGTCCTCCGACGATCAGATCGGTATCGTTCGCGTCGAAGGTGTGATTATGGACTCGGAGTCACTCGTCGAATGGATTCGTGACCTCCGCAATGAACCAAGCGTCAAAGGCGTCCTCATCCGCGTGAACTCCCCCGGCGGGGCCGTTACCCCTTCGCAGGAAATCTCACGCGCCGTCGCCAGACTCGCCAAACAAAAACCCGTCGTCGTCTCCATGAGCTCCGCAGCAGCTTCCGGTGGCTATTACATCTCCGCCCCCGCGACCTGCATCTTTGCCAACCCGTCGACCATCACCGGCTCCATCGGCGTCATTATGGAACTGACCAACGTCGCTGACCTGATGGAAAAAATCGGCGTTAAACGGCAAAGCCTCACCAGCGGTAAACTCAAAGGCGCTGGCACTCCCTTTCGAAAAATGACTCGCGATGAACGTGAGTATCTCCAGAGTATCGTCGACGACATGCATGACCAGTTCGTCCGCGCTGTCGCCAAAGGTCGCCACATGGACCTGAAAGAAGTCCGCGCTATCGCTGACGGCCGCGTCTTTACCGGACGCCAGGCCCGCACCGTCGGACTCGTCGACAAACTCGGCGGTATGGAAGACGCCGCAGCAGAACTCAAATCACTCTGCGGTCTCTCCGGCTCTATCCCCACCGTCGAACAACCAGAAAAAAAACGCCCCTTTATCGAGCGCATTATGAGCAATATCCACATTACACTCGATGCAACTGGCTTACCTCAAGGTTTGCTTGTACGATAA
- a CDS encoding 30S ribosomal protein S1 — protein MVATTEDMENNQFPGELSFEEALAEYLPGLDDAELGEGSIVSGEVVKIGEDNVLVDVNFKSEGQISASEFVDADGNMTVSVGDKVDVYVVRKNESEGTILLSREKAKRMQLFDSIEEIQEKGETIKGRIIRRIKGGYTVDLGGIEAFLPGSHVDLRPVPDMDALVDQEFEFRILKINRRRSNVIVSRRVLLEEERETKRAELLGTLAEDQVVKGKVKNITEYGVFVDLGGLDGLLHITDMSWRRIKHPKEMVSLGDELELKVLHFDQENQKVSLGMKQLVPDPWESIDTKYPVGQRFSGRITNLVDYGAFVELEEGVEGLVHISEMSWTRKLRHPSQMVHTGDEVDVVILGVDPDKKRISLGMKQVNPNPWDLVAEKYPEGTILEGTIKNITEFGMFIGIEDGIDGLIHVSDISWTKKIRHPNELYKVGDTVQAKVLTVDKEAEKFTLGIKQLSEDPWLTVPASYPIGTVVEGVVTNITDFGLFVEVEEGIEGLVHVSEISRKKVKSPSEMFEEGATIQAKVIHVSADERRLGLSIKQLKTEEDRRPAKEFRASTSGESASTNLGDLLRAEFEDAEKN, from the coding sequence ATGGTAGCAACGACCGAAGATATGGAAAACAATCAGTTCCCCGGAGAACTCAGCTTCGAGGAGGCACTCGCAGAGTACCTTCCCGGACTGGACGACGCCGAACTCGGGGAAGGCAGCATCGTTTCCGGTGAAGTTGTCAAGATCGGCGAGGACAACGTCCTCGTAGACGTCAACTTCAAGTCCGAAGGACAGATTTCTGCTTCCGAATTTGTGGATGCAGACGGAAACATGACCGTCTCCGTTGGTGACAAGGTAGACGTCTACGTGGTTCGCAAGAACGAATCCGAAGGCACTATCCTTCTCTCCCGCGAAAAGGCCAAACGCATGCAGCTCTTCGATTCCATCGAAGAGATTCAGGAAAAAGGCGAAACCATCAAGGGCCGCATTATCCGCCGCATCAAGGGTGGTTACACTGTCGACCTCGGTGGAATCGAAGCATTCCTGCCCGGTTCTCACGTTGACCTTCGTCCTGTCCCGGACATGGACGCTCTGGTGGATCAGGAATTTGAATTCCGCATCCTCAAGATCAACCGCCGCCGCTCAAACGTCATCGTTTCTCGCCGCGTTCTGCTCGAAGAAGAGCGTGAAACCAAACGCGCTGAGCTTCTTGGTACCCTCGCAGAGGACCAGGTTGTTAAGGGCAAGGTCAAAAACATCACTGAATACGGTGTGTTCGTTGACCTCGGCGGTCTCGACGGTCTGCTGCATATCACCGATATGTCCTGGCGCCGCATCAAGCATCCCAAGGAAATGGTCTCCCTGGGCGACGAGCTTGAACTGAAAGTTCTCCACTTCGACCAGGAAAACCAGAAGGTTTCCCTCGGTATGAAGCAGCTCGTTCCCGATCCGTGGGAAAGCATTGATACCAAGTACCCCGTTGGTCAGCGTTTCTCTGGACGCATCACCAACCTGGTCGACTACGGTGCTTTTGTTGAGCTCGAAGAAGGCGTTGAAGGTCTCGTGCACATCTCCGAGATGTCCTGGACCCGCAAGCTCCGCCACCCCTCTCAGATGGTTCACACCGGCGACGAAGTCGACGTGGTCATCCTGGGTGTCGATCCCGACAAGAAGCGCATTTCCCTCGGTATGAAGCAGGTCAATCCCAATCCTTGGGATCTGGTTGCTGAAAAATACCCTGAGGGCACCATCCTCGAAGGTACCATCAAGAACATCACTGAATTCGGTATGTTCATCGGTATCGAGGACGGCATCGACGGCCTCATTCACGTGTCCGACATCTCTTGGACCAAGAAGATCCGTCACCCCAATGAACTTTACAAAGTCGGCGACACTGTCCAGGCCAAGGTTCTGACCGTGGACAAAGAAGCTGAGAAGTTCACCCTGGGCATCAAGCAGCTCTCCGAAGACCCGTGGCTTACGGTTCCCGCAAGCTACCCCATCGGCACTGTTGTCGAGGGCGTTGTGACCAACATCACCGACTTCGGCCTCTTCGTTGAGGTTGAGGAAGGCATTGAAGGCCTGGTCCACGTCTCCGAAATCAGCCGTAAAAAGGTCAAGTCTCCTTCCGAGATGTTCGAAGAAGGTGCTACTATCCAGGCTAAAGTCATTCACGTTTCCGCCGACGAGCGCCGCCTTGGTCTTTCCATCAAGCAGCTCAAGACGGAAGAAGACCGCAGACCTGCCAAGGAATTCCGAGCTTCCACCTCCGGTGAAAGCGCTAGCACCAACCTTGGTGACCTGCTGAGGGCTGAATTTGAGGATGCAGAAAAGAACTAA
- the amrA gene encoding AmmeMemoRadiSam system protein A, which yields MPKEFHFALSDNEKAVLHDLARRVISERAQGHNIGSPGAAPTKLLSEQLGAFVTLKKEGRLRGCIGRIISDMPIWQTIFDMAQEAAFHDPRFPAVADHEVSQLNIEISVLSPLTPCPDPQLIEVGTHGLFITKAHSRGLLLPQVPVEQNWNREQFLDHTCIKAGLAPGSWKDPATQLFWFQAEVF from the coding sequence ATGCCAAAAGAATTTCACTTCGCGCTATCCGACAATGAAAAAGCAGTGCTCCACGACCTCGCCCGCCGGGTCATCTCAGAACGCGCGCAAGGCCACAACATTGGCTCCCCCGGTGCAGCACCCACCAAGCTCCTCAGCGAGCAGCTCGGCGCCTTTGTAACCCTCAAGAAAGAGGGGCGTCTCCGCGGCTGCATCGGCCGCATCATCAGCGACATGCCCATCTGGCAGACTATCTTTGACATGGCGCAGGAAGCCGCCTTTCACGACCCTCGTTTCCCCGCCGTCGCCGACCATGAAGTCTCACAACTCAACATCGAAATTTCCGTGCTTAGCCCCCTCACCCCCTGCCCCGATCCGCAGCTTATCGAAGTCGGCACACACGGCCTCTTTATCACCAAAGCACACTCCCGTGGACTCCTCCTCCCGCAGGTCCCCGTCGAACAAAACTGGAACAGAGAACAGTTCCTCGACCACACCTGCATTAAAGCAGGCCTCGCTCCCGGCTCTTGGAAAGACCCCGCTACTCAACTCTTTTGGTTCCAGGCTGAAGTTTTTTGA